The genomic region TATGGATGACAATAAAACATTACCATCGTTTTTCATGTCTATATTACCTATTTTAGTACCAATTATTTTAATTTTAGTTAATACAACAATGACAGCTTACGCTGATATTAATGAGTTAGAAAACTTTGTACATCCGATGATTGAATTTTTAGGAGCCCCTGTTATAGCTGTAGCAATAGGTCTTTTAATTGCAATCTTTGGGCTAGCAAAAGGGTTTACTAGGGAAGTAACAATTGAAAATATGGAAGAAGGCATTAAATCTGCCGGTATTATCATTTTAGTAACCGGTGGTGGTGGAGCCTTAGGTAGAATTATCGGCGAAAGTGGTTTAGGTGAAGAAATAGCATTATGGTTAGCCGGTATCGGAATACCAGGAATTTTAGTGCCATTTGCTATTGCTTCAATGGTTAGACTGATTCAAGGTAGCGGTACTGTTGCTATGTTAACAGCAGCTAGTATAACTGCTCCAATGGTGGGTAGTCTTGGAGTGGACCCAGTGTTTGCCGCATTAGCAGCTTGCGTTGGTTCGCTAGTGTTTTCCTATTTCAACGACAGCTATTTCTGGGTTGTTAACCGCACGCTTGGAATCAAAGACGTAAAAGAGCAAATAAGGGTATGGTCAGTAACAACTACTATTGCATGGGCTGTAGGCTTTGTTTGCTTGTTAGTCCTTAACGGCATTTTTGGATAAAGTTATAAAGACGGTTAAATGGAAACGGTGACTGAATGTGGTATTGGAACTTTTTAAGGATCTCGTCGCTTTATGCCTAGTGTAAATGCCGCCCTATAAATTTACTAGTTAGGCTACTTTGCTAGCGAGTTAGTTTACCACCAATCATAAAATTTTTACAAAATACAGTCAGATGGCACGTGCAAATAGGGACGGTGACTGTTGTATCCATTATATATAAAACAAACAACCATCACTTTTTCTGAAGTGATGGTTGTTTGTTTATACATTATTTCGCAACATTAATTCACCAGGATGGGAGTTTAGATAATATTGTTGTGACAGATACTCAATATTATATTTTCTAACATAGTGGTTAACTAAAGTCAGGGGGACTATTAGGGGAGCCGTGCCGTTAGCAAATCTATTAATTAGCTCCAGTAGCTCTGCTTTTTCATCTTCATTTATAAATCTTTTAAAATGTCCCATTATATGTAAAAGAACATTTCTATGCTTTCTTACTGTGGCCTTTATGCTCAAGGCTTGCATCAGTTTTACGTAGTAATCGTTGATTAATATATCCCTATCTATTTCTTTGCTTTTAGCCACTAGTTTTCCCAGATACTTATAATGCGCGATACTGTGGGACATAATCAAAAGCTTATGCTGTGTGTGAAATGCCACTAGCTCTTTATAGGTTGGATTATTTTCCAAAAATTCATTCCACCGATGGTGACAGAAAACTCTTTCAAGGAAATTCTCCTTTAAAGCGGCGTCTTGAAGTCTACCCTCCTCTTCCATAGGTAAATAAGGTAAAGCCTTAGAAAAAGTAGCTGCAAAAATACCCCTTCCTTGTCTAACTGAGTTTACCGGGGAAGTATAAACTTTGACTCTATGCAACCCGCAGCTTGGAGAATCTTTTTTAAGTATAAGACCACATAAATTAAGGCTTTTTAAGCTTTGAGTTTTATCTGTGCTATAGGCCTGCATATGTTGAGTTAAGTCCTTTTTTGTCTTGTTTGTGATAAGCTGTGGAGATTCCAGATCACCTTCTAGCCTCATAGTTTCTCTAGGGGTTGGTAGACCACATTCAACTTCTGGACAAAAGGAAATAAACTCAAAATAATTAGCTAGAACATTGGTTATAAAAGAATTTTTTTTATGTCCACCATCCCACCTAACCTTATCCCCTAGCAAGCACTTGCTAACACCTATTTGTATTGGCTTTTTCACATTATCACTTCCCTTTAAAATATTAAACCATACTATTATGGGCTCATCTATATAGTCAATATTATTAGAAATATAAGCTCAAGTAAAGATTTTTAAGAGGTAGTTATAAGGGTTTAAATTTTTTTATAAATTTACTTTATATATTATAAAGCAAATAACCGAAGATACAAAAAAGCAGGAAAATGATAGCCTGCTGTTAAATAAATAATACTAGCATTAAAAATGAACACAAATTTCAGTTGATGCCGGTAAATTAATGCTTTGGCGGTAGAAGATATAGTTAACAAGTAGAAAGGATGGTTTTATGATATTATCTGTACAAGAAAGAATATTATTGCTATTAAATAAGTTTTTTCAGGATTTAGTAGAACATAAGCTTAGTGAAAAGTATGGTGACAAGTGGTTTGAGCAATACTTAGTGCCCTATGTAACAGCTTATACACAAGATAGTAACAACAGGACTAATAAGAACTTCGAGAAGTATAATGCATTTTTGAACAAAAATAATGGGAATTATTCAAAAAAAGATATAGATGTTACTTTTGCTAGTGCACTATTACTGTACGATGATCAGCTTCAACTAGAATTTGAAAGTAATGAAAAAAATGCGTTAAATCAACTTAGAATTGCAAGAAATAATTATGGCCATGCCACCGATCTGACTCCTCTTCATAGAATGTCTCTTAATAGCAAAACCCTTATAGATCTGAAAAATGCTGTTTTAACGTTTGGCAAAGAATCTATTTCACCGGGCATGTTTGAGGAAATAGAAGAATTAGAGCAAGTTGTATTAAATCCTAATGCTGAGGCAAATGGGCATACAAGTGAAAAAGTAGAGGAGTCCATTTGTGACCAAGAATACAATAGAGCAGAAGATTTGTTAAAAAATGACAATTTAGAAGAAGCATATGCCATTCATACTGAATTAGACTCTCAGGGGCATACTCCTTCGACTATACGTTTGGGAGATTTTTATCGTTTGGGTATTTATGTAAGTTCAGATATAGATCGGTCTGTAGATTTGTATGAAAAAGCTAAAAAGCAAGGGGAATTATCTGTATCAGAGGTGATAGAGTCTTTAAAGGAATTAAAACAAAATAGCAAAGAAGCAGAAGAAGGAAAGTTAAACTCTCAGTTTAAACTAGGAATTGTCTATGAAGAAGGCAAGCTGGTTCCACAAGATAAAGAAAAAGCGTTATACTGGTACCAAAAAGCTCTTAGTCAAAAAAGTCTGCTGGCCCGCAATAGAGTTATTAGTCTTGCAGAATCAGGATACAAAAATGCCAAATACGTAGTGGCAGAAGCTTATGAGCTAGGTCGAGGTGTAAAAAAAGACTTGGATAAAGCGTTAGTAGAATATGAAAAGATTTTATACGGGGACACTGAGGAAATAGCAGCCTTAGAAAAAGTAATTGCTCTATCGGACAGAAATGCCGAAAGTCAATATAATCTAGGGATTTACTATCATGACAAGAAAAATTATAAAGAAGCATATAAATATATAAAAAGATCAGCAGAAAATGGTCACGCCAATGCTATGAATGCACTGGGATATTTATATAGCTACGGCCAAGGTGTAGAAAAAAAATTGGAGACGGCATTTAAGTGGACTGAAAAAGCAGCTGAACAAGGATTAGTAAAAGCTCAAAGAAATCTTGGATTATTATATAAAAACGGCACAGGTGTCGAAAAAAATCTTAAAGCATCTTTTAATTGGTATAAAAGGGCGGCTGAACATGGGGATGGTAAATCCGAGAGGATATTAGGGCAATTTTACAAAAGAGGATATGGTGTAAAAAGAGATTACGATATGGCTTTTGAATATTTTCAAAAAGCTGCCAATAGGGGAGATATAGTAGCGCAGTATGAGCTTGGGTTGTGCTACGGATTGGGACAGGGCACAAAAACAAATCATACAGAAGAAGTAAAGTGGTATAAAAAAGCAGCTAGTCAGAATAATTCTGATGCCCAACATAATTTAGGTCTATGCTATTGTTATGGGGATGGTGTTGACAAGGATTATAGCATGGCTTATAAGTGGTTTTTTAAAGCAGCAAAAGCAGAAAACCCTAGGGGCCTATATAAACTTGGAAATTGTTATGAGTTTGGTTATGGAACATATGTGGACAAAGAAGAAGCGTTTAAATGTTATAAAAAGTCTGCAGATTTAGGTTGGAAACCGGCTATAGAGAAGGTGTCCCCCAGAAATGCAGATAAATAAATGGGGGCAGCGGATTTGTAGTGGCACAAAGCCTGGTAAAATAGAGAATATTTATAGTATTCTTTTCATGAAGGATATTTGCCATTAATATAGAATAAAAACAATATACATAATATTAAGTCAAAAGTTGGTGGAGGGGTTAATTTGGAAAAGCTTCTTTATGAACTTAGAAGGTTAGATAAGATACCTAATGGTGCAGTTAGAGAATACGAAGAAAAAAAAGAGGATTTAATGGAGTATGTTAATTTAAAAATGGAAGCGCACCCCAAAATTGATCAGTATCTTGGCGAAAGTCCAAAAGAATTAATGTATAACAATAATAGAAATCATGTAGAGTTTATGACAAATGTATTTAAGTTTAATGATTTTGAAATGCTAGCAAGAGTGTTGCCAGGGATATACCGAAGTTATATGGCAAGAGATTTTTTGCCAGAATATTTTATTAAAAGCTTAGAGGCATGGCAAGAAGCAATTGGAAAAATCCTTACCCCCTTGACTGCAAAGGCAATTACTCCTGTGTATGTAACTATGGGCAAACTTCACCAAGAGGTACTGCTGGCATCGAAAGATGAAGCAAATGTAGTGGGTTTTTCTGATAACAACTTCCCAAAAATCAAAGAGAGGTTTTTACACGCATTACTAGACGGAGACCATATAGAGTGTATGAATATAACAAAGGAGTTTCTTTTTATTCAAAAAAAAGATATAAAAAGGTTTTATCTGGGTATTTTACAGCCTGCTTTATATGAAATCGGTCGATTGTGGGAGTATGGGCAAATCTCAGTGGCGGAGGAGCACCTAGCTACAGCTATAGCAGGTAGAGTTATGGCTTCAGTATACAACAAATTTTATGTTTATGAAAAAGAAAAGGGAAAGGTAATTGTCACCTGTAGTCCTAATGAATTCCATGAAGTAGGAGGAAGAATGATAGCTGACGCTTTAGAATTTGATGGATGGGATGTACACTACATGGGTGCTAATGTTCCCATTGAAGAGCTATT from Proteinivorax hydrogeniformans harbors:
- a CDS encoding GntP family permease translates to MSTSFGILGLLLGLVLLFVFILKTKIHVFLALIISASIIGLTNGVAPGEVVEHIQTGFGSTLGNIGIIIGFGVMMGQIFEMSGAAERMAKTFTKMLGKGREEIAMALTGFIVSIPIFCDSGFVVLSPLAKAISRKIKKSVISLGIALALGLVITHSLVPPTPGPVGVAAIFGVGIGSILLWGLILAVPMTAAGMIYGSWVGKKIYQLPGDKEGEWIRPQFQQPDYGNLDMDDNKTLPSFFMSILPILVPIILILVNTTMTAYADINELENFVHPMIEFLGAPVIAVAIGLLIAIFGLAKGFTREVTIENMEEGIKSAGIIILVTGGGGALGRIIGESGLGEEIALWLAGIGIPGILVPFAIASMVRLIQGSGTVAMLTAASITAPMVGSLGVDPVFAALAACVGSLVFSYFNDSYFWVVNRTLGIKDVKEQIRVWSVTTTIAWAVGFVCLLVLNGIFG
- a CDS encoding DUF523 and DUF1722 domain-containing protein encodes the protein MKKPIQIGVSKCLLGDKVRWDGGHKKNSFITNVLANYFEFISFCPEVECGLPTPRETMRLEGDLESPQLITNKTKKDLTQHMQAYSTDKTQSLKSLNLCGLILKKDSPSCGLHRVKVYTSPVNSVRQGRGIFAATFSKALPYLPMEEEGRLQDAALKENFLERVFCHHRWNEFLENNPTYKELVAFHTQHKLLIMSHSIAHYKYLGKLVAKSKEIDRDILINDYYVKLMQALSIKATVRKHRNVLLHIMGHFKRFINEDEKAELLELINRFANGTAPLIVPLTLVNHYVRKYNIEYLSQQYYLNSHPGELMLRNNV
- a CDS encoding tetratricopeptide repeat protein; this translates as MILSVQERILLLLNKFFQDLVEHKLSEKYGDKWFEQYLVPYVTAYTQDSNNRTNKNFEKYNAFLNKNNGNYSKKDIDVTFASALLLYDDQLQLEFESNEKNALNQLRIARNNYGHATDLTPLHRMSLNSKTLIDLKNAVLTFGKESISPGMFEEIEELEQVVLNPNAEANGHTSEKVEESICDQEYNRAEDLLKNDNLEEAYAIHTELDSQGHTPSTIRLGDFYRLGIYVSSDIDRSVDLYEKAKKQGELSVSEVIESLKELKQNSKEAEEGKLNSQFKLGIVYEEGKLVPQDKEKALYWYQKALSQKSLLARNRVISLAESGYKNAKYVVAEAYELGRGVKKDLDKALVEYEKILYGDTEEIAALEKVIALSDRNAESQYNLGIYYHDKKNYKEAYKYIKRSAENGHANAMNALGYLYSYGQGVEKKLETAFKWTEKAAEQGLVKAQRNLGLLYKNGTGVEKNLKASFNWYKRAAEHGDGKSERILGQFYKRGYGVKRDYDMAFEYFQKAANRGDIVAQYELGLCYGLGQGTKTNHTEEVKWYKKAASQNNSDAQHNLGLCYCYGDGVDKDYSMAYKWFFKAAKAENPRGLYKLGNCYEFGYGTYVDKEEAFKCYKKSADLGWKPAIEKVSPRNADK
- a CDS encoding cobalamin-dependent protein (Presence of a B(12) (cobalamin)-binding domain implies dependence on cobalamin itself, in one of its several forms, or in some unusual lineages, dependence on a cobalamin-like analog.) encodes the protein MEKLLYELRRLDKIPNGAVREYEEKKEDLMEYVNLKMEAHPKIDQYLGESPKELMYNNNRNHVEFMTNVFKFNDFEMLARVLPGIYRSYMARDFLPEYFIKSLEAWQEAIGKILTPLTAKAITPVYVTMGKLHQEVLLASKDEANVVGFSDNNFPKIKERFLHALLDGDHIECMNITKEFLFIQKKDIKRFYLGILQPALYEIGRLWEYGQISVAEEHLATAIAGRVMASVYNKFYVYEKEKGKVIVTCSPNEFHEVGGRMIADALEFDGWDVHYMGANVPIEELLLNIEKISPNILAISTAMPFNLDATQHIVERVRKEFGDTDLKIMVGGLAFAYSPNLWEQMGADGWGGDVEEAIKLARGWWADNEKT